The Pochonia chlamydosporia 170 chromosome 1, whole genome shotgun sequence genome window below encodes:
- a CDS encoding sterol regulatory element binding protein Sre1 (similar to Verticillium alfalfae VaMs.102 XP_003001801.1): protein MAQEGTANRFGFEDPAFGFMNEPAAVVSEASAHPSSLADADPNSQQLYTPSTSDWDFQPTPAFDNINIGTSAAPTTQPGVSAAAWSFPLFDQSQDGTFNFAGFSPSDVNSNIAFGVSNPGALNSARQPAAMPMSPALQQKLRNIAMPPHLQYNSPKSASSPDSANNDSKGGNASSPEHGDLSKLDTRKRKVSSDPEDDDDVDDDDKPVKKTAHNMIEKRYRTNINDKIAALRDSVPSLRIMCKSARGEDTTEDREELHGLTPAHKLNKATVLSKATEYIRHLEKRNNRLLEENGAMQARIAAFEKLFMAGAMNGSITPMQHPPTPMQYAQDNPQQFGSSPMGTPQPSVNPATSGMIQVPDDMKRIISAQMAVGQPYPVPQQPFRGANPAIIRQQQMQQQQQQQQQQAQNGFFHGNPYVGKLMVGSLAGLMIIEAVRETEASTETTEGRGLFALPIQLVRFLGSSLDVHIMGYHALASLKLMLLLGMFLWVFVPSLFAPRDAKSKKPQASILRKAPSLASSIQLRRQAWLTAIQTVWVPRHNFFLEAAALILKTMKLSLRNVFGTHVFQILTGMTQEQEVARVKAWSIALDSQLAGGDVDVCKSRLILTLLASGTLPDTPIRLMLKALHIRVLLWRVTGSKVVQAGVNAIAAKLARSRWNEARQLNQLFVQLRRGSSAQHDDELPEHLVRLLEQDCDDVLSPQVIQRAHNLAFNMDTTFNVAAPIDSMDNVVDDVAIGSPMDAVAAWWSTEVLHRVLIDALDKDAQPSTDTAEDIDVAIHVAPIGSYAQMRAILARAVLVKESRGTHIAAALQALKTDRITSPLARTNLIVGHGFDDFAPDFSIALRCAMAIAHLNRVANTPNARLANVESLNSIVRPEHTTCMSLLGFTSMMELMDHLLIHKKMDDKIEFILEKFAATLRLWVGGQFASHCGIDGEVRQQVVERCLAVTKSLVGMEIDTGYGSMSDDEAVQE, encoded by the exons ATGGCCCAGGAGGGCACCGCGAACCGATTTGGGTTCGAGGACCCAGCTTTCGGTTTCATGAATgagcctgctgctgttgtcaGCGAAGCTTCTGCGCATCCGTCGTCGCTGGCTGATGCCGATCCCAACAGCCAACAACTGTACACGCCGTCAACATCGGACTGGGACTTTCAACCCACCCCAGCATTTGATAACATCAACATAGGCACAAGTGCCGCCCCAACAACCCAGCCTGGTGTTAGTGCTGCCGCGTGGTCTTTCCCTCTCTTTGACCAATCCCAGGACGGGACGTTCAACTTTGCCGGCTTCTCACCGTCGGATGTTAATTCGAACATTGCTTTCGGTGTCTCGAACCCCGGGGCCCTGAACAGTGCTAGACAACCCGCGGCGATGCCAATGTCGCCTGCTCTTCAGCAGAAATTACGGAACATTGCAATGCCTCCTCACCTGCAGTATAACTCACCCAAGAGTGCCTCGAGCCCTGATTCGGCCAACAACGATTCCAAAGGAGGCAACGCCTCGTCGCCGGAACATGGGGATCTTTCAAAACTCGATACTAGAAAACGAAAGGTATCATCCGACcctgaggatgatgatgatgtcgatgatgatgacaagcCGGTCAAGAAGACCGCTCACAATATGATTGAGAAGCGGTACCGGACCAACATTAACGACAAGATTGCCGCCTTGCGAGATAGTGTCCCAAGTCTTCGAATTATGTGTAAGAGTGCCAGGGGCGAGGATACTACAGAAGACAGAGAAGAGCTGCACGGTCTTACGCCAGCTCACAAGCTGAACAAGGCAACA GTCTTGAGCAAAGCCACTGAATATATTCGTCATCTTGAGAAGCGAAATAACCGGCTACTGGAGGAGAACGGTGCTATGCAAGCACGCATAGCCGCTTTTGAGAAGTTGTTCATGGCTGGCGCCATGAACGGATCTATCACTCCAATGCAACATCCTCCGACTCCTATGCAGTATGCTCAAGACAACCCGCAGCAATTCGGTAGCTCGCCCATGGGTACTCCCCAGCCCAGTGTCAACCCAGCGACTTCTGGCATGATACAGGTGCCCGATGATATGAAGAGAATCATTTCTGCTCAAATGGCTGTTGGCCAACCATATCCAGTGCCTCAGCAACCCTTCCGTGGAGCGAACCCAGCGATCATTCGccagcagcaaatgcaacaacaacagcagcagcagcagcagcaagctcaaaACGGGTTTTTCCATGGAAACCCATACGTTGGAAAGCTCATGGTGGGCTCTCTTGCTGGGCTCATGATAATCGAGGCAGTACGGGAGACGGAAGCGAGCACTGAAACTACAGAAGGGCGCGGCCTCTTTGCCCTGCCGATTCAGCTTGTAAGGTTCTTAGGATCGAGTCTTGACGTGCATATCATGGGATACCATGCTCTGGCATCTCTCAAGCTTATGCTGCTCCTGGGTATGTTCCTCTGGGTATTTGTGCCTTCCCTGTTTGCCCCTCGCGATGCAAAATCCAAGAAGCCGCAAGCCAGCATTTTACGTAAAGCGCCatccttggcctcgtcaaTTCAACTACGCCGACAAGCTTGGCTCACTGCCATCCAAACCGTCTGGGTTCCCCGACACAACTTTTTCCTCGAAGCTGCAGCTCTCATACTGAAGACCATGAAGCTCAGCCTACGCAATGTTTTTGGGACTCACGTTTTCCAAATACTCACAGGCATGACCCAGGAGCAAGAAGTCGCGAGAGTGAAGGCCTGGTCCATTGCACTAGATTCCCAGTTGGCCGGTGGGGACGTTGACGTTTGCAAGAGTCGACTTATCCTGACTTTGCTTGCATCTGGGACATTACCCGACACTCCTATTCGCCTCATGCTGAAGGCACTTCATATTCGCGTTCTTCTGTGGCGCGTGACAGGCAGCAAAGTTGTGCAGGCAGGTGTTAATGCCATTGCTGCGAAACTGGCTAGATCGCGTTGGAATGAAGCTCGCCAGCTGAACCAACTTTTTGTCCAACTTCGTCGTGGATCATCGGCgcaacatgatgacgagctcCCTGAGCACCTAGTCCGTTTACTTGAGCAAGACTGCGATGACGTTCTAAGTCCCCAGGTCATTCAACGTGCTCACAACTTGGCATTTAACATGGATACAACATTTAATGTCGCCGCACCGATTGACAGCATGGACAATGTCGTGGATGATGTTGCCATCGGCTCTCCTATGGATGCAGTGGCGGCCTGGTGGTCCACAGAGGTTCTGCACCGCGTTCTTATTGATGCCTTGGACAAGGACGCTCAACCTAGCACAGACACGGCTGAGGATATTGACGTGGCTATCCACGTGGCACCGATTGGCTCTTACGCTCAGATGCGCGCCATTCTGGCTCGCGCTGTGCTTGTGAAGGAGTCTCGCGGAACGCACATTGCAGCTGCGTTGCAGGCTCTCAAGACGGACAGGATTACCAGTCCCCTGGCCAGGACGAATCTCATCGTGGGCCATGGATTTGACGACTTCGCACCCGATTTCTCGATTGCTCTGCGAtgtgccatggccatcgCACACCTCAACCGGGTGGCAAATACTCCCAATGCCAGATTGGCAAATGTGGAATCACTGAACTCCATCGTACGACCCGAACACACGACGTGCATGTCACTTCTTGGATTCACTTCGATGATGGAACTAATGGACCATTTGCTAATCCACAAGAAGATGGACGACAAAATTGAATTTATTTTGGAAAAGTTCGCGGCCACCCTACGTCTATGGGTTGGTGGTCAATTCGCCAGCCACTGCGGTATTGACGGCGAAGTTCGACAGCAAGTGGTGGAGAGGTGTCTGGCAGTAACCAAGAGCTTGGTGGGGATGGAAATAGACACTGGTTACGGCAGTATGAGCGATGATGAAGCCGTGCAGGAATAA